A genomic stretch from Strongyloides ratti genome assembly S_ratti_ED321, chromosome : 1 includes:
- a CDS encoding Trafficking protein particle complex subunit 1 produces the protein MTIYNFYLFNKYGKCIYYKDFQRVRKNDMDQEEEFKLIYDSIQQLKSYTTNSYKMFYMETLTEYRLIINTDPDASNIHDLLQSIYKSFAEIIVSNGLIDPNDKVNCEDFENTINHLITSHPSYQKVSLIKNK, from the exons atgactatttataatttttatttatttaacaaatatggAAAATGTATCTATTATAAAGATTTCCAACGTGTTCGTAAAAATGATATGGATCAAGAAGaagaatttaaattaatatatg ATTCTATTCAACAATTAAAATCATATACTACAAAttcttataaaatgttttatatggAAACGTTAACTGAATATagattaattataaatacagATCCTGATGCCTCAAATATACACGACTTATTACAATcgatttataaaagttttgcTGAAATTATTGTATCAAATGGTTTAATAGATCCAAATGATAAGGTTAATTGTGAAGATTTTGAAAACACTATCAATCATCTTATTACTTCTCATCCATCTTACCAAAAAGtatcattaattaaaaataaataa